The Catenulispora sp. MAP5-51 genomic interval CGATGACGCCCTTGCCTCCGGCTCGGAGTTAGGACCGCCTCCTCCTCCAGGGGACTTCCACCCCCAAACAACCGCCCATGCTGGGCGCACAAACGAAACAGCCTCGGACCTTTACAGATCCGAGGCTGTTCACCGGGGTGGACCTTCTTGTGGCTTACTCGAACCCAAGTACCCAAGTCACAGAGATCCGGAAGCGGCTCGACTCGCTGGCACGCGCCGACGGTGAAGTCGAGGGCGCGGACCCTGGTCCGCAGCTGTCTCCCTAGGTTTTGATCATCTCGTCGGTCGGGCAGGCTGCGCCTTGCCGGACGTTGTCCCCATCGTCAAGCGTTCTCCTTGACGATGGGGATGGCGTCTGGCAACCCTCGTGGTGTCCGACCGGGGAGATGATCAAAGCCGGACGCAACCAACATCACTCGGGAGTGATCTTCTCGGCCATCTCGGAGGGAGGGCTCGCCGAAGGCGTGTCCTTTCAGCTTTTGCCTGTGACCACCCGCAAACCGCACGGTGTTGGCTTGTTCTGGTGACCACACGCCCAAGAGCGGAGGGGGTGCTTGTGGAGGAGGACGGGGGCTAGCGCAGCGCCCCCGGCGTCTGGAACAAGCGGCCACGTAGCGGCAGCTACAAAGTTACGCCGCCGAATGCGCACCCAAGGCGAGATAGAACGATAGGGCTGTAAGAGACGGACCGTCCGGCACTTGACCATCTGCGATCAGCTTCCCGGCATCCTCCGGCGTGAACCACTTGAGACACGTCGATTCGCTCAGGTCGGAAGGCGGTCCCACGTAAACGCACTCAGTGGCGTGGTAGGCCGTGAACTTCATCGTTGAGATCCCGCTGAGCGCGTTGTAGCTGATCATCTTGGAGACTTGGGCGGGGCGCCAACCCGTCTCCTCCTCAATCTCACGTCGGATGGCCTTCTCCGGCGATTCTCCGGGATCCGCCCATCCAGCTGGCACTTCCCAACCCCACTCGTCAGTGATGAACCGATGACGCCACATGAGCAGGATGTGCCCCTCGGCGTCAGTCACCACGGCAGTCGTCGATGGCCGCGGCATCGTCAAAACGTGATGTTCGATGCGGCCGACACCAGGGATTTCGACGTCTTCCAGCCAGACGTTGACCCAGTCGCTCTCGTAGACGGCTCGGCGTCCGTGACTGCGCCAACGCAACGATCAGCCCTCCAACGTCGCAGGTGATGAGAGCTGCGCCTGCAGGCGCTCTCCAAATGCTTGGACCGATCCTAGTTCGCTCCACTGGTGGAGCTCCTGCCGCAATGCACGAGCCCGAATGGCGATCGGCTGAACTATCGAATCGGAGGCTACGTTCAGGGCAGCCCCGGCCACTGAACAGGCTTCCTCGACCTCGCCCTCAGCGATGAGGCAAGAGGCTAGGTCCATTGTCAGCAGGGCTCGCCCCTTGTAGTCTTCGGGCGCTCGCCGGTTCAAGGCTTCAGCCAGAATCCGGCTCGCGGCGGCGGACTGCCCAATCAACAGGTTGCACGTACCCGCAATTCCGCTCAGCCGCGCTTGATCAAAGAAATCGATGCCACCTGCGTCATCGGCACCTTCAAGGCTCGATGAAGCTCGTTCGAGGCTCCGCAAAGCCGCGTTTGAGTCCCCGCTCATCGCGTACGCCCTGGCTAGTTGCGCAGTCACCCACGCGTGGCGTCGCTGATTGGATCCGCCCTGCGTGAGTCGAGCCGCTTGCTCAAGGTACTCGACCGCTGACGCAGGCTCTCCCTCGAAGAACTGGCCGATGCTCTGCATGGTGAGAACCCATGCGATGAGGCCGTCATCTTCGGCTTCCTCGCCGGCAATACGTCCCACTTCGTAGAAGCTCGCAGACCGATCGCGGTCCCCAAGATCGAGATAGATATGTCCGGCAAGGCCAGCGAGAATCCCGGCCACCTGGATGGTCCGGCGCCTAATCCTCAAGGCCGACGGCATGGACAGGACCTCGTGAACCCTGCTCGACAGGCTCAGAACCTGCGGCATGAGTTGTTCTGGTGATGTCGATGGATACAGGCCCGCGAGTTGCATGGCTGCGCGCTCCATCTGAGCGAGCGCCGTTGAGCTGACCGACGACCGTGTTAGTGCATCTGCGAGCTGCCACGCCTGGAGCTCCTTCTGCGGGCTGCTCTGCTCATCGGCAACTTGTGGCTCCCACGGCCTCGTTGCCAAACCAAGCAAGTTTCCAGGGATGCCGATTCCATCGGCAACGGCTTCGATGACGTCAAAGCCCTTGATCGTGCGCTTGCCATTGAGAACTTCACGCACCCGACCAGGGCCCAAACCGGTCATACGTCCGAGCGCAGCTGTACTCAGACCGCCGTATTTGCTGGAGAGCCTAAAGACCTCCAGCATGTTGCGACTCGCGCAAGCGTCGACGAACTCCGGTCGGCGTGTCAGCGATGACGGGATCTTCGGGTCACGGGCGTCCCCGCTCATACGCTCCCTTTCATTGCTACCGGCGGTCTACGCACTCTGACTATAGGTAATCGAGAGTACCCATCGGGGCTCCCCAGTGGAGTCTGTGCCCGACCCTCCGTTGGAACGATCCTCAATGCCATGAGCGCATACGGACAGTCGGGCCCACTGGTCCGCACGTGTGAGGGCCGGAGCATCGCCACGGCACGCAGCGAGGCTGCCATGCCAATCAGGGATGTGGGTCCCACTCCGGCTCGCGTCCTTGACCAGCTGGCCATGGACCCCGGTCCCGCCCCGGAGGGGTTCACGGTCATGACCGGTGAGGACATGACCATCGGTCTGATCAAGCGCGGTGACTTTCTCGGAATCGATGGGCGGTGGTGCCGGGTCGTGCTGTGTACCGCGCTCAATGGCTGGGTCAGTGTCGAGACCCCCGCCGGGTACCCGTGTATCAAGGCTGCGTTCTTGGACGTCCGGGTTCACCTGGCTCGGGTGATCGACGTTGAGGGGGTGGCGGTGTGAAGCGGCATGTCAGCTTCTTTCCACCGGCGTCTCCGGTGCGGCCGTTCGTGTTGGCGTCGTCGATGGTGATGGAGCCGGAACGCGGTCAGCGTCGGCGCATCCCTGTCGGTCCGGTCGTGGTTGCTTCGGCCCCGACGTTCGGGTTCAGCCCGAACCCGCTGTCGGGGGTGCGGCCGTGACGCCCGAGGCTGTGAGCCTGCCGAACGACGGTCCGCCCGTGCCGCTGCACCAGATTCCGCGTGGGTCGTATGTCCTGGTGTCCGCGTCAACGTGGCTTCGCCTGGAGAGTTGGACGGTGCTGGACAGGGGCACGCGTGCGGATGCGGCCCGTTTCATGGTGGCCTTCACTGGGGTCGCCCGAGCGTCCATGTTTCACAGTGAGCCGTGTTGGCCGGTGTGGTCTGGCGATGGACCACCGAGTGCGGCGGTGTTGTCGTCGTGACGGTTCAGAAGTCCGGTGTGTCGCATGCCGAATCGGGCGAGCCTCGGGGGCACACCCTGCGGCTGTTCGTGTACACCACTGTGGCGTCGTTCCTGGCCGTGGTGGTGGTTGTGTTCGCGGATATGGCCATAGGTGGTGTCCACCAGTGATGGCCAAGAGCTTGTTTGGGACCTGCGTCGCTGTGGGGTGGCGTGGAGGGCGGGCCGTGTTGGCTAGGCGCGGTGCCGTCGCGCGCGAGGTGGGGGCGGTGGTTGTCGCCCGGCCTGGCGTCCTCGCCTCGCGCGCAAGACTTCCTCGGGCTGCACCGAGGGTTGAGCTTGTGGAATCCGGTCCCGTGGGATGCGTCATCCGGGTTCTGCAAGGCGGTGGCGGAGGCGCTTCCGCTGTCGCGCACGTGACCGGTCGTTTCCTGGTCAGTCACGTGTGAGGTTGCCAAGCCGGGCCACCCCACTTCCCGCTCAAAGGTGCGGGGTGGCCCGGCGGGTCCACAGACCCGGTGCCGATGGTATCGGGGTGTTCTGACATGCCTACATCACCTGATACCTCGGTGCGGTCCTGTTGGTCCGTTTCGGGGAGGTCGGTTTCTGCATGGATGTTTGGGGGGTCCACCCGGATTTTTGGGAGTACCGGGTGGGGGTGAATTACGTTCGCGCACGTAAGCGGGCGCAGTGGCTTGCGAGTGCGTTGCTCGATGTGGCTGGAAGCGAGTCGGCGCCGGAGCGTGTGCGCCTGGCGGTTGAGCTGTACGGCGTGAGCCTGGCGGTTCGAGTGGATGGGACGGCGGCGGCGTGGATCGGTCCGGATCCGGATGACGCTGAGATGTGGGGCGAGATCGGGCCGGATGAGCCTGTGCGCCTGGGGCTCGGCGGCTTTCGGGCTGTGGCTTGAACCTGGTAGCTGGCGTTTCGTGAGTTGCCAGCGGCGGGTTCGGCCGGCGGGGCGTTCTGTGCCCCGCCTGCCGGTTCCGCTCGTGAGCATGGTGGGCGGCTTGACTACAGGATGGGCGAGGCAGAGTGGCGCGTGTTTGGCAGGCGAGTCCGGCTGTACGGCAACTGCTGGCTGCGATGCAGCGCCAGTTGGCGGCTGCCCGGGGCACGGCGCAGATCGAGCGACCGGCGTTGGCGGAACGGCTGGGCGTGTCGCCGATCACTCTGCGGGTGCCAGGTACCCGGCGCGCTGCATCTAATCACGTGGGCCGGTCGGCTGAAATGCAGTTCCTTCGGTTCTGCCTGGTGAGTGGGGAGGTGCGGCGTGGTGCTGCGGGTTGATGCCAGGGCTAAGGAAACGTTTTGGCAGATCATTCTTGGTTTGCGTGAGGCGCGCAGGGATGCGGGTTTGACTCAGGATGCGGCGGCGGTCGGGCTACCGGTGCGGGGTCGAGCGATCTCTGAATGGGAGACCGGGGCGAATTCGCCGAGCCTTGACCACCTGATCTTGTGGGCGGATGCGGTTGAGCAGCGTCTGATGATCACGGACCGTGGTGTGGAGAAGAGCAGGCTTGTTCCGCAGCTCCCCCGGGAAACGTGGGTTCATTTTGAGCGGCGGCGGCTGGCGCAACCGCTGAAGCTGCGGCGGGCTGCGCGCATGAAGTATCACGAGTTGGCCGAGCGTATCGGTGTGACAGAGGCCTCTGTCAGACGGTGGGAGGCCGTGATCGTACCGCCGCAGCCGATCTCGCTGGTGGTGTGGGCTCAGGAGTTGGGGTGTTGTCTTGGGCTGCGTTCCTCGGAGAGGCCGGATGCACAGCTGCGTCTGCAATTGCGTCGGTACGGCTTGCCCGCGCTGCCTGACGAGCATCGCAGGGACAGGCCGTTGCCGGCGCGGCGAGTCGAGTAGGTAGGGCTCGGGATGAGGCTGGGATGTGCACGTTGGGTGGGCGTGGAAGGGGGCGGGTGAGTTGCCTGGTTCGGATGAGAGTACGACGCTGCGGATTGATGGATGGTCGCAGTGGACGTATTCACGGCTCATCGATGGTTTGCGCACTGCGCGCGGGGGTCGTAGCCAGGAACACGTGGCGCTCGGTCTGCCGGTGCGGGGTAAGGCGACGATTTCGGAGTGGGAGACCGAAACGCACGTTCCAACGCTTGAGAACCTCATCCTGTGGGCGGGCAAGGTTGAGCGGCGGCTGGTGATCGAGGATCGTCGGGGTGAGTTGCAGAGTCTCGTGCGGCCGCGTGCCGGGGAGTCTTGGGTGCCATTTGAGCGGCGGCGATTGGCGTGTCCGTTGAGGCGCCGTCGTGACGATCTGGGGCTATCCATACTTGAGGTAAGTAAGCGAGTTGGCGTGCACCGGGACTCTGTTGGCCGGTGGGAATATGCGCTTGTACCTCCCCGACCTATTGCGTTGGTTGTGTGGGCTCAGGCGCTGGGGTGTTCGCTTGGGCTGCGAGAGGTGGCAGAGCCAAATAGCCCGCTGTCTACGTCGAATGGTCGGCAAATTCGGGACGCTGTTGCAAACGCGCGTCGCAGTGCTGACGGGATGCGAAGCGCGGGCCGGGCGTAGGGCGGGTGGGTGGGGTGCGGTTCCGGGGGCCGCCTTGTCGGCGTTGGCCTGTGGCTTCTGCTGCGTAATCGTGTACGTCGCCGCACGCTGTGGGGCGGGTTCGGCCGCGAGGCCTGGGGTTGGCCCCGCGGGGGGTTCCGCTGGTGAGTCAGGCGGTCTTGAACACGTAGGTCAGCATCGCCGCGACGCCGTCGGAGTGCATGGTGTAGAGGGCGGTCGGGATGACGTACAGCAGCCAGGCGCCGGCTGCGTATCGGGCGATGGTTGCGAGGGTCAGGCTGAGGTCTGAGGCGTTGGGGTCGGCGGAGTGGCGGGCTGTTTTCATGGCGGCGCCTGCGGCTGCGGCTGTGGTCCAACGCTGTGGCGTAGAGGCCAATCGGCCATGTCCAGGCGTAGAGCGTGAGTCCGGCGGCGACAACAGCGCGGATGCGCAGGAACCCTTTCGGCTCGTGCTGGTTCTGCCGGGTTGTGTTTCCCGGGGTGAGGTACCGGATCCGGTCGACGTGGTAGCCGGGTCGGCCTATCTCGTCGTCGAAACTGTCGTTCACGTGCATCAGCTCCCTGATTTGTCGCCCCAGGCTATGTGCGGCCGGTGACAGACGGGAGCGGATTTCGCGGGGTCGCGTGCCGCTGGGCGGGCGTCCCGGTGTCGGGCTAGGGCCTGTCCGACGGGTCGTGTGGCGGATGTAGCTGTCTTGCCATCCTTGCTCCCGCTGCGGACAGGGGGGTGGTGGAAGTAGTTGTCAAGTCGGGTCGTCATCGGCGCCAGCAGTCTGCCAAGATTACGCTGGATAATTCTTCGACTACGTAGGGAGTTTGACGTGTCTGATGAGCCGATTTCGGACGCCGGATCCGGCCTGGTCATCATTCCGCTCGAGAACACGACCCCGGAGGAGCGCGCTGTACTGTCTGTGTACTACAAGGACGACGCTCCTGTGCTGGTCGTCACCAATGGAACCCACGTCCCGGTCCAACTCACCGTCACTGACGCTTCAGGCGCCACCATCGCCACCTATACCGTGGACCAGGTTGGAGGCGTTGTGGGAATCAGCCCCAGGTCCGACGGCCTCACCGCAGTGGCCTCCGGGAATGCCATCGTCGTCGCCTGATCATGTGCAGTCCTAAGGCCGGAGCCAGAGCCGGATCGCGGCGACCGTGAGCGTGCCGTGAACAGCGTAGGCACGCTTGCAGTATGCGGGCACGCATAGTTTCTGAGGGCCGGGTCACGGCAACGCGACCCGGCTATCCGACCACATCGCCGTGGCCATGGTGCTGTCGCACGGGGCGAGCTTGATCGAACCGTACTTCCTGTACTGGGTGACGCAAGTCCGGCGCTGGAGATGAGCTGCTGGCTCTTGAAGCCGTAGCGAGCAAAGGCCGGGTGAGACTGCCGCCGAAGGCGTCCTTTACCCCGGCTCCTTGATTACGGTTGGCGCCTGGGGCGGGTTCTTGAGGTGCTCGCTGGGGTGGTCTTGTGTCGTGCGCGTGGGCGTGACGCGCCGAGCCGCGCGGACCGGCCGAAGGCCGCATGCCGCGCGGGCGCGGGCGCGGCGCGGCCGCGCGCGGCGGCCGTAGGCCGCCCCTTGAGTAAGTAAAGAACAGTTCCGGCGCCTGATGATCAAAACCGCGGGGCGAGTCGCCTCTGGGTGGTGACCACGCACGGGCGTGGCGGTGGTGGAGGGGGCGGGGGTGGGGTACGGATCCGGCGGCCGCCGACGCGGCGCTGATCACACGTGGAGTGCGCGCGGTGTTCGGCGGGTGGGTCGCCTCTGGGTGGTGACCACGCACGGGCGTGGCGGTGGTGGAGGGGGCGGGGGTGGGGTACGGATCCGGCGGCCGCCGGCGCGGCGTTGACCGAGCGTGGAGAGCGCGCAGTCTGCCTGTCGCGAGCGGCCTTCGCGCGGTGGGGGCGCCTGTGGCTACTTGACCGGGTAGACGAGGCGGATGGCCTCGGCGCTGGTGGTCTCGGTTTCGGCGAGTACGGTCCGGCCCTTGGCGGTGGTTACCAGTGTGGTCTCAAGAATCGGTGTGATGTCTGGGAGGGCGAGTGCCTTGGTCTCGTCGGGGGTGGGCATGCGTGCGCTCACAAGCTCTTTGGCGGTGAGCTTGCCGTGTCGTGCGGACAGCGCGGCCAGTAGGGCCGGGCGCTCGGGAAACGGATCGGTCTCCAACTCGGTACCCTCGGCGGCGGTAAAAGGAAGCAGCGTGCGAGTAAGGACCCTGCGGCCAGTAACGGGATCGGTGGCGGTCGTCTCGCGCACGTACAGGGCGCTGCCCTCGGGTACGCCGGTGAGTGCGGCGGTTGCGGCGTCGGCGTCCTGGCGGAAGATGTGCACGGAGCCGATGGTGTGCAGCGGGTCGGTGCGTGGGCGGGTCAAGGCGGCGGCGGCGGTGGGTCTGCTGCGGACGAAGGCGCCCCGGCCGTGCTGGACCTCGATCAGGCCTTCGGTGCGAAGAATGACAAGGGCCTGGCGCAGGGTCGTGCGTGACACGCCGTACTGCTCAAGCATCCGGGCCTCAGACGGGAGCGCCTCACCCGGCTTGTAAACGCCTTGGGTGATGTCGTCGCGGATAGCGTCTGTGACCTGCTTGTAGAGCGCATCGTTTCTGACGATCCGTGCCATGTCTGGCCAGCCTTCGTGTATGGGCGCTGTCTGCGCGCTGGTCCGGCCCCACTCGGCCGGTCACGTTTCGGTAACGGTTCTTAAGTCGGTGTGCCGGTCGTCCGGGGCGTTTCAAGCGGTATCAGAACCCTGCTACCTGCGCCTTGGCACCCGTCGCCCGGTAGTCATCATGATAAGTAATGAGTGACGTCTGTCAAAGCCCGGGGTACTCTCGATCTCACTCATCATGACGAGTGACGACCTACGTGTTCAGGTTCCTCGTCCGGTTGAGCGCCTGTGCGGGCGGCCTGCCGGGGTCCATCCGGCCGGCCGTCTGCGCGGGCACAGGTGGGGCGGCTCGTTCCTGATCCGTCCCTGAGTCGGCCTGAGGGCCTGGACCCAGGAGTGCGCAAGTGCAGAACGTTCGAGTAGACACCCGGGATTGGATCAGGCCTCGCCTGATCGCCGATCCGGAACCGGTGACGGATTTCGACACTGGGGAGATCAAGATCAACCCCAAGACTGGGGAGCGGGACTACGTGTTGTCGGTGGCTGTGCGTCGGGAGGGCCAGCGACGCGGGAGCGCCGTAGAGGTCAAGGTGCGCGGGATGAGCGCGCCGGAGGTGTCTGAGGGCGACGTGCTCACGTTGCACGGGCTGATCGTCACCTACTGGGAGCAGAACGGCCGGTCCGGTCTGGCTTTTCGTGCCGACGCTGTCACCCGGGCCGTTCCCGGGTCGGGGAGCGCGGGGCCGGCTGCGCCTGCACGTACCGCACCGAGTGGGACCGGGGCGCAGCCTGCCCCAACCACGGCACCTCCGGCGGCTGGGCCTCGGTCTGCCAAGGGCGGCGAGTCGACGTGAGCTGCCGGAGCGAGGCGATAGCCCGGATCAGGGAAGGCGTCGAGTCCCTGGCAAAGCTCGCCGACCTGGCAGAGGGCGCCGACAAGGCAGACAAGCACGCTGAGTGCAGCGGCTACCTGTTCCAGATCTGCACGGTGGGCACGGCGCTGGCGGACTTCGCTGGCCTTCGTGCTGAGGCGACGGACGGGGAGGGCTGAGGCGATGTCGTCGAATGCTGTCCTGTCGGTGGCGCTGCTCCTGGTGCTCGCCGTGCTGCTGGTCGCAAGCCCGACCCTGCGTAAGCGGTACCCGCGAACGTGGTGGTATGCCGTGTCGTTCCCGATCTTGTGGGGACGGATCCGGTTCACGTGGCGTCGGCTGGCCTGGGAATGCGACCTGGCGGTGACGCGCAAGCGGGCACACGCCATGCTCGGCGGGATCCTGATCAAGGGCAAAGAGCTTGATCCGGTGGTCCCCCGCCTGTCGATGGCCTGGCCCCGGCCGCTTCTGGTAACAGTGCGCGCCAGGATGTTGCCGGGTCAGACC includes:
- a CDS encoding helix-turn-helix transcriptional regulator; its protein translation is MVLRVDARAKETFWQIILGLREARRDAGLTQDAAAVGLPVRGRAISEWETGANSPSLDHLILWADAVEQRLMITDRGVEKSRLVPQLPRETWVHFERRRLAQPLKLRRAARMKYHELAERIGVTEASVRRWEAVIVPPQPISLVVWAQELGCCLGLRSSERPDAQLRLQLRRYGLPALPDEHRRDRPLPARRVE
- a CDS encoding helix-turn-helix domain-containing protein encodes the protein MPFERRRLACPLRRRRDDLGLSILEVSKRVGVHRDSVGRWEYALVPPRPIALVVWAQALGCSLGLREVAEPNSPLSTSNGRQIRDAVANARRSADGMRSAGRA
- a CDS encoding GntR family transcriptional regulator — encoded protein: MARIVRNDALYKQVTDAIRDDITQGVYKPGEALPSEARMLEQYGVSRTTLRQALVILRTEGLIEVQHGRGAFVRSRPTAAAALTRPRTDPLHTIGSVHIFRQDADAATAALTGVPEGSALYVRETTATDPVTGRRVLTRTLLPFTAAEGTELETDPFPERPALLAALSARHGKLTAKELVSARMPTPDETKALALPDITPILETTLVTTAKGRTVLAETETTSAEAIRLVYPVK
- a CDS encoding NUDIX hydrolase, with translation MRWRSHGRRAVYESDWVNVWLEDVEIPGVGRIEHHVLTMPRPSTTAVVTDAEGHILLMWRHRFITDEWGWEVPAGWADPGESPEKAIRREIEEETGWRPAQVSKMISYNALSGISTMKFTAYHATECVYVGPPSDLSESTCLKWFTPEDAGKLIADGQVPDGPSLTALSFYLALGAHSAA
- a CDS encoding tetratricopeptide repeat protein yields the protein MSGDARDPKIPSSLTRRPEFVDACASRNMLEVFRLSSKYGGLSTAALGRMTGLGPGRVREVLNGKRTIKGFDVIEAVADGIGIPGNLLGLATRPWEPQVADEQSSPQKELQAWQLADALTRSSVSSTALAQMERAAMQLAGLYPSTSPEQLMPQVLSLSSRVHEVLSMPSALRIRRRTIQVAGILAGLAGHIYLDLGDRDRSASFYEVGRIAGEEAEDDGLIAWVLTMQSIGQFFEGEPASAVEYLEQAARLTQGGSNQRRHAWVTAQLARAYAMSGDSNAALRSLERASSSLEGADDAGGIDFFDQARLSGIAGTCNLLIGQSAAASRILAEALNRRAPEDYKGRALLTMDLASCLIAEGEVEEACSVAGAALNVASDSIVQPIAIRARALRQELHQWSELGSVQAFGERLQAQLSSPATLEG